DNA from Arthrobacter sp. PvP023:
GTGATGAACACCATGCAATTGAATGGAACTAGCCATTTTGGGAAACGAAGGCTCTCTCCCCATGAAGGCCCTGAACGAGCACTCACACGCGCTCAGGGCCTTCTCCCGACCTGAGATCCCGCGACTCGGTCGGGCGGCTCGGGGCGCCAACACCCCAGCTTTTGGGACCCTGGGGTCCAGCCGATCTACGAGAACGCCTCGATGATGTTGATGACGGCGGGCCCCAGAATCACGATGAAGATAACGGGAAAGATGAAGAGCAGTAGCGGGAACAGTACGAGCACTGGAAGTTTCATGGCCTTCTGTTCGGCGCGTTGACGACGTTTGACCCTCATCTCTTTCGCCTGGGCCTTGAGGACCTTCGCAATGGCAATGCCGTAGGCGTCGGCCTGTACCACTGCCCGCACGAAGGTTCTCAGGTCCTGCACATTGCTGCGCTCGGCCAATGCGAGATAGGAATCCTTGCGCGAGCGGCCAACTTGCATGTCCTGTAGCGTCCGGATGAGTTCTTCCGCGAGCGGGCCTTTGCCATTCTGGCCCGCACGGGCCATTGCGGACTCGAAGCCGAGGCCGGCCTCGACCGCGATCAACATCTGATCCAGAGTATTGGGCAGTTCTAGCTGAATCTTCTTCTGACGTTCCTGCCCACGGCTGTAGATGAGAAGGTCGGGAACGAAATACGCTAGTCCAGTTGCGAAGACCGCCAGAAGAATCATCTGTGCACTGCCATCGCGGCTGAGCATGAGCATCATGAGGACCGCCACAACGAGGGCGAGGGCGGGCTTGGCCACCAGCAGCCGCGGTAGCGGCATTGAGGAGGGTCGGCCTGCCAGCGCCAACAAACGGTCGAGCTTGGCTTCGTATCCGGTCGGTGTGAGCCTTCGAGCTATCCGCTCCAAATCCATGTTTTGGGGTGCGGTTGCTGCCCCGCTGGTTTCAAGGCCTTTGCTGAGGTTGCCCTGAATGACGAGTCGGGATCTACGGTCCGCCACAATCAGTGACCAAGCGAGGTACGAGGCAGGTATAACGGTGAGGGCGATGATCCCCCAAGCTATAGGTTGCATTTTGTAATCCCCTTAGAATTTCAGATCGCTGATCTTGCGGATCCACAGACCGCCGATGGTCATCATCACCACGGCAATGCCTAGCATCATCCAGCCGATCGGATGCCCGGTTAGCTGGCCGCTGTATTTGGGATTGGCCAACCCGATGAGGATGAACAGAAGTACTGGTAGCGCCATGAGGATGATTGCGGAAAGCTTTCCTTCTGCACTCAGTGCCTTTACCGTTCCCTTGATCTGGGAGCGCTCACGGATTGTTTCGCCGACTTGGTCAAATACTTCTGCGAGGTCTCCGCCGACCTCCCGGTTGATTTCGATGGCCTGGGCCATCCAGTTGAAGTCCTCGCTCTTCATTCGTAGTGAGACGTCGTTCAATGAGTCCTGTAGGTCACGGCCCAGCCTGGTTTCATTGACCACCCGGGAGAACTCCGTGGCCGTGGGTTCGCTGGCTTCCTGCGCCACTGCATCAATGGCACGAAGAACACTGTGACCAGCCCGAAGACCACCGGACACCATGGTCAAGGTGTCACCGAGTTGCGCCTCAAAGCGTGCGCGTCGGCGCTGCGTCAGGAATGACAGATACATCGCAGCCAAGATCGGAGTAAGGCCAGCGAAGAGCACAGCGAACACCGGTCCTTGGAGGATGAGGCCCACGAAGCCGGCCACCACCGCAGTGGCACCCACCAACACGATGAAGTCTGCGCGGGCTATCTTGAGGCCAGCCTGATCCAGTGTGGCCCGCTCACCCGGGGACTTGTTGCCGCCAGCGAGGACCCGTTCCACTGCACCCACTGTTGAGTCAGTGAATTTAGTCAACGCGGAGTGTTCGGCACCACCGAACGGCCGTCTGCGGCTGAGCGCAACATAGCCGTGTGATGGGCGGAACACCACGAATACAAAAACGAGTACTGCTCCGACCAGGAGCACCATGCCGACAGCGAATATTGCAGGTGTCATTGCAATCATCGCCTTCCAACCGGCATGGGCCGGCCACCAAAGACAGCTGGGGAGATGGCAATTCCCAGATCGGCAAAGTGGTCAACAAAGCGGGGCCGAATCCCTGTCGAAATAGGCTTGCCGAGGAACCTGCCATTGGCATCGACGCCGGCGGCATAGTCGAAGACGAAGGCGTCCTGAAGCGTGACGATTTCGCCTTCCATACCTTGTACCTCAGTGATGTGCGTTACCCGACGAGTGCCGTCACGCAACCTGGAGAGATGAACGATGAGGTTAACAGCCGACGATACTTGCTCCCGGATGGCGCGCAGTGGAAGATCCATGCCAGCCATCAGCACCAACGTCTCCAAGCGCGCAACGGCGTCGCGGGGTGAGTTTGCGTGCACAGTTGAAATCGAGCCGTCGTGACCTGTGTTCATCGCCTGGAGCATGTCCAGACTCTCACCGCCACGAACCTCACCCACAACAATCCGGTCCGGCCGCATGCGGAGGGAGTTCCGAACCAGATCCCTAATAGTGACGGCGCCCTTGCCTTCGATATTGGCAGGGCGGCTTTCCAACCGCACCACATGGCTCTGCTGCAGCTGGAGCTCAACAGCGTCCTCAATTGTGACGATGCGATCATCGGAAGGGATGAAGGATGACAGCACGTTGAGTAGCGTCGTCTTTCCCGTACCTGTACCGCCGGACACGATGATGTTGAGTTTGGCCCGGACACACGCGTTCAGGAGCTCAGCCATTTCCGGTGTCAGTGTTCCGAAGTCGATCAGGTTCTGGACAGTCAGTGGGATCTTGCTGAATTTTCGAATAGTGAGCGAGGATCCATTGACCGCTAGCGGGGGAATGATTGCGTTGACACGGGATCCGTCCTCCAATCGGGCGTCCACTAATGGTGAGGATTCGTCGATCCGGCGTCCAACCTTTGCGACGATCCGCTCGATGACCTTGCGAAGGTGCTCCTCAGAACTGAATCGGCCGTCGGTTAGGATCAGGCGCCCATCACGTTCCACGTAGACCTGATCCGGACGATTCACCATTATTTCTGTGACAGACGGGTCCTCGAGATACCGTTGCAGCGGGCCATAGCCCAGCACGTCGTCTCCCACATCGCGGATGAGGCGACGCCGTTCTTCCGGACTGAGTGGCACCTGCTCCTCGTCGATGACCAGGCTTAGCTCATCGCGGGCAATCTTGCGCAACTCTTCGTCAGTCAGCGATGAGTCGGTTAGCCGCGCGCCAAGCCTCTCAAAAAGGGCTTTCCCAGCGCGTTGTTTTAGACCGGCAAGGGCATCGACCGGGGCTGATCCACCGTTCCCAGCGTTAGCGGACGGTGGTGATTGGGCTTCGTATGGAGGTGGGCTTGAAATGCTGGTAGTAGCAATGCCGCCTCGGGCGGCTTCCAGTCGATCTGCGAGGCTCATGAGATCACCATCCGACGGTGTACTTTCTTCTGTGGTTGTGTGGCCCTCTTGGGGTCGAAGCGCTCCACCAATTTGGCGAAGGCGCGAGCAGCACCGTCATGTGACGAGTCCTGCAGCAAGGGCACACCCTTGTTGGTAGAAAACGGGACTGCCCGTGAGCGCGGAACCACAGTGTCAACGGGGACCCCAATGGTCGCCTCAACATCCTGGACAGTAAGACCACTCCGCCTGTCAGCGAAGTTGAGTACAACGTGCCGGCCCTGCGGTAGCAGCTGGAGCTCCCGTAGTACTTCGAAGCTCGTGTGCAATCCACGGATGCTGGGAATGTCCATACCGCAGACCCACACGGCGTCCGTGGCTTGCTCGAGGGTTGCCAGCACGTGCTCGCCCAGGCCAGGAGTCGTGTCAACAACGACGTACTGGAATTCGGCAGCCATCTGGTTCAGAAGATGGCTGACGGCTTCGCCGCTAATATGGTCGGCCTCGCCGGGCGTATTTGGTGCACATAGGGCATAGATCCCGCTGGGATGAACGGTGAGGAAAGCCTTGAGAACCATTGAATCCTGGAAAGCAGCGCCCCCGACAGCGTCACGGAGAGTGTGCTCGGGCTCCAGTTGGAGCCCGGTTGCGACATCGCCGAATTGAACATCGAGATCAACGATCACGACGCCCATGGGAGCAATCTTGCCCAGCCCAATCGCCAGGTTTGTGGCCACCGTAGTCTTGCCAACACCACCCTTTGGCGACATTACGGCGATGACCCGACCCGCCGGCCGTTCAGGGCCGGCGGCTGCAACTAATCCCCGTCGGCGCCCTGCCGAGGCCAGGCACGCCCGCTCCAGCAAGATGCGCAGTTCAGACACCTCCGCGCTGGGACTGACGATGTCCCGTATGCCGGCCCGCATTGCATTGATGACTTGCTCTGAGGCCATGTCCTCCACGAGCACCAAGCTGATTTCCGGATACTGGAGGTCGAACACCGTGGCCAGCTTGAGGGCCTCGTCGCCCGGAAGTCCCGGGCCTAAGACAAGAACTTCCGGAGGTTCGCCGGAGAGTCGGCCGAAGAGCTCCTGAGGGCCGCCGAGCATCACTGACGGTGGAAGAATCTGCACAGTGCCGTGGAGTGCACCGCGCACCGCCGACTGTACCTTGCGCTGGAAATCCTGCGCGGCGGTGATGACCACGAAGCGGCTCATTGTGCGACCTTCCCCAAGGTCACCAAGCCAGGCTTGGAATCCTTCGACTCGTTGGTCTCCTTAGAGAGCCAGATCTTTCCAAACTCGGCACCAAAAACGATTTCGGCGGCGTCAACGTCTTCACGGGCAAGCGTCACGTAAACAGAACCTGAAGGCAACGCCGGGCCGTCAGCGGAGCTTGCATCCTTGGAGGTCTCCGGGGGAGCCTGCTGAACGCTGGTGACGAGCACCTTGTGGAAAGCCTTCCCGGTAAACTCCTTGAAACCCTTGATGTCATTACTGACCGGTGCGTCCGCGCCAGCTTTGTCGTCCATCTTGTATGAGATGTAAACACCTACGGTGTCCCCTGCAGCCAAGCGGCCACCAATCACGCGCTGCGGTTCCAGCAGCACCGAGATCTCCTCCATGCCGGCCGGAACAGGAACAGTGCCAGGCGCCGCCAAGGCGTTCGGATCAACGAGACGGGCTTTCAGGAGTTGTTCCCCAGGCTGGAGGTCAACTGCGGTGACTTTGTCGGAGAAATCGCTTAGGGACTTCACTGCATCGGCAGGAACAGCAGTCCCTGGAATGGACGTTAGCTTAACGGATTCGGAAAGCTTGGACACCGGGGTGCCCGCCGTAACGGCTTTCTGAACAACAAGAACTTCAACGGGCTCTAAGCCTTGCTGAGCTCGGCTGTCGGCTGCCTGTGCGTAATTGAACATCAGTACAGATCCGACAATTGCCAAGAGCAATGCTGCTAGGCCCCCCAGCAGCCTGGATTTCACGGGATTCTCCTTTGGTTCTTATTTGGTGAGCTCTACGACGGTTCCGCCGTAGGTGGTGGGTCCGCCGACGTCGAATGCTTCGTCGAGTGCTACGTAGCGGACAAATTTGCCGACGATGCCGAGGTCGCTGCTCTTCCAGCCGCCAGCGTCCTTGAACGCCTGTGCTGCCGTTGGCATGTAGTGGAATGGGTCTTGGTTGGCCAGGTCCCAGCCCATGAGATCGATGGCCGCGAAGGCCTTCAGGTGGAACTTGCCGTTCGCGCCTCTCGCGTTGTTGTCGTTGTCAAAGACCGGGAAGAGAGCGATAACTTTCTGCCCTGCGATGAGCTTGTCCTTCCAACCTTGGAGGATAGTGTCGCAACCCTTTTCAGGGTTGTTTCCCGTATTACTGTCAACCCACGGTGATGACAGGTCGACCGTCACGGTGCATGAACCGCCCGTGACGAGCCAGCCAAAACCGCCGGGAATCTCAAGCCCCGAAGCGGTGTTGTGGCAGGTGTCCTTCTTGCCAGCTCCTGTGCCGTGGGAGAGGAGGAATTGTGTAGACCCATCGCCCGCGACACTGAGGTCAACTTCGCATTCGGAAAAAGCAATGGGAAAGACGTTTCCGGATTGGGCGCCGCCCCATTTCGCTTCGGCAACGGCCCCGATGTTAGTGGTGTCAGTGCCGAAGATCCTCGCAAAGAAGGTCGAGAAATGAACACCAGAGGTGTCCTGGGCGTTTGTGGTGACGGTGACCTTTCCGGCCGTTTTGTCCACGACCGTCGAAGCCACATTGGTGAGATTGTCCTTGGCATTGGCGTTGGCAAGAGGACCGGAGAGCGAAGAACCCGTAGCGCAGCCCGGGTTGGCGGTGCTTTTGGCGCAAGTCTGAGCCACGGCAAGGGCTGAAGCATCTGCGCCGTTCTGCACTACGGATTTCTCCGCGTACATTGCGGCGACGTCCACGGCGATTGCTCCAAATCCGAGCAGGGGAACCATCAGGACGGCCACCAGGACGGCCGTGGCGCCGCGTTGCTTCTCGTTGTCATCGACTAACCACCGCATTGCATTGTTCCTTTTCCGGTGAGGACTATGGTTCCAGTGAAGGCGTCGAGGAAGCCGGTGACCGTGGTGAGGGTGTAGCTAGTGGTGGCCGTCACCTGCTTGCCGGCCGAGCAGGCGGTTCCGCCACCGCTGACAGCGAACGTAGTTGTCACAGTGCTCGGTGCCAGCCTGCCGGCTGCATTGCTAGCCGCAGTAGCCGCCGCTCCGGTGTTGTTGTGGATGGCCATATACCGTGCACCCTCCCTTGCAGCCTGATTGAGGGAAAGCTGGGCGTTGAAAGCCAAGGAAAACTCGATGATGCCGATCAATATGAGCAGTAAGACCGGCAGAATTAATGCGAATTCCACTGCGGCTGCACCTTTTTCATTTTTCTTACGCATTTTTCGATCCTCATGTCTCGAAAAGCCAATGGCGGCTCCCAGATGGCCTGGGAGCCGCCATCATGCCGGCGATCTGAAAAGCTGCTCTTAGAGAAGCTTGGGGGCGATGTCCGTGTTGAAGAGAGTCTGCAGATTAGTTCCGACTGCCGTGATACCGGCGATGGCGGCGATGACGATGAGGGCAACCATTAGACCGTATTCAACGGCCGTTGCGCCCTTTTCTTCACCCGTGAGGCGGTTCTTGACGCCGGCGACAAAAGCGATCATGGAGACCAGTGCTGAGTTCATTTTCGTGTTCCTTTTGTGAGTGCTGAATTGGTTTCGAATTTCCAGCTCCCCCCAACTTGGCGTTGCTAGAAGTTTCGATGCACTAAGGAATACAGGAGTAACAAATAGCCCCACAATGAGTGGATGTACTCGTCTTTTTGACACGAGAATCAGTCGTCTACTTGCTGTAACACAACTTAATGGGGGCTCCCCAAGTACGCGACTACTTGGTGTACGCGGAAACGGCTAGCGGGGGAAGACCGTCGGTAAGAGAACCCGCCCGATCTCGGTGCCCCACAGCACTGTCAGGACACAGCCAGCGAACATCGACGGCCCGAAGGGCACTGACGTCTTCCGCCCCGCCAATCCGCCTATAACAAGGAGCACGCTGGTCACAGCGCCCACAACAAAACCAAGAGCAATACCCAGTATCAAGTGCCCCACAGAGAGGTACCCCAAGTACAAACCGAGTGGTGCTGAGAGCTTTACGTCGCCCATCCCCATTCCGCGGGGAGAAATCAGCGCCAAAATTAGATAAAACACGAAAGTTACGGCACATCCGATGGCTGCCACGAGCAGATTTCCCCATCGCTGGTTCATGCCGGCGTCCATAAGCAGCAGCAGGAGGCCGATTCCGAGCGCGGGAACAACAATCCTGTTGGGCAATAGTTTGTGTTGCAGGTCAATTCGCGACAGCACAAGACCAGCTGCACAGAGAAACAGGAAGGCCGGCAGCACCCAGGTCCAGCCGAACCGCCAAGCCATCGCCCCAAACAGCGCTGCTGTGGCGACAGAGCCGGCAACAGCATGCCAGCGGACGTGCCCCAGCTCGATGCCGGGCAGCAACCGCCGCGTGACTGCAAGGGCAGCGGGTGCTGCGGCAAGGCCCAAAAGGGTGCAGGCAGCGACCAACAGAGCAACCGGGGGCATTTCAGTCAACGGGGCACCTAAGCTTGAAGTTGTTCGCGGTCAAAGTCGCCGGACGCGGCATCAGGACCGGCGCAGGCTGGCTACCTAGAGCCTATTTTGACCAGCAGCCTCTGTACCCGCTATTCTTGATAGTCGTTGTGCGTGTCCTTTCTCGATGATGCGTGCCCGCTGAGAATCCGGTTGCAGGATAACTACTCCTCGGGCACATTCGAGACTTCTGGACCACTGGATTCATAGAGCCCTCACCTCTGTTCCGGTAGCGCATAGATAGTAGGTGCACACGCTTACGTGACACCTAAACAAGAACGCCAGAACAAGAACGAGGCAAACACCGTGCGTACGTACACCCCGAAGCCCGGCGATATCAACCGCCAGTGGCACGTCATTGACGCCACCGACGTTGTCCTTGGTCGTCTCGCCAGCCAGACCGCAATCCTGCTGCGCGGCAAGCACAAGGCCACCTTTGCTCCCCACATGGACATGGGCGACTTCGTCATCATCATCAACGCTGAGAAGGTTGCCCTGACCGGCGCCAAGCTCGAGCAGAAGCGCGCTTACCGCCACTCCGGCTACCCGGGCGGCCTGACCTCCGTCAACTATGCGGAGCTGCTGGAATCCAACCCGGTCCGCGCCGTGGAGAAGGCCATCAAGGGCATGCTCCCGAAGAACTCCCTCGCTGCACAGCAGCTGGGCAAGCTGAAGGTTTACCGCGGTGCAGAGCACCCGCACGCCGCCCAGCAGCCCAAGACTTTCGAAATTTCCCAGGTCGCCCAGTAGTCCTGGCCACCAAACAACTTATCTATACAAGGAGAACCGTGGCTCAGAACGAAGAGACCACCGAAGCCGTTGAGGCAGAGGAAACCCTGACCAGCTACACCTCGGAAAGCGGAGCTGCTGAAGCTGCTGCGCCGAAGAAGGAGCGCCCGGCACTGACCGTTGCCGGCGCAGCTGTTGGCCGCCGCAAGGAAGCCGTTGCACGCGTTCGCGTTGTGCCGGGCTCCGGCAAGTGGATCATCAACGGCCGCGAGCTGGCGAACTACTTCCCGAACAAGCTGCACCAGCAGGACGTCAACGAGCCCTTCAAGATCCTCGATCTTGACGGCGCCTACGACGTCATTGCCCGCATCCACGGCGGTGGCCCTTCCGGCCAGGCCGGTGCGCTGCGTCTCGGAATCGCCCGTTCACTGAACGAGATCGACGTCGAGAACAACCGCGCCACGCTGAAGAAGGCCGGTTACCTCACTCGTGACGCACGCGTCATCGAGCGCAAGAAGGCCGGTCTCAAGAAGGCCCGCAAGGCTCAGCAGTACTCCAAGCGCTAAATCCGCTTACCGGAAGCCCGTCCCGACACTCGTCGGTACGGGCTTCCGCCGTTTAAGCCCCGCTGCGTGCAAAAGGTGCTGCGGCCGGTAGGGAATACTGGCAGCCCGCGTCACGGCGCGGGCCGACGCCAGCCTTGGCAGCTCAATCGTCTAAACTTGACCCGATGTCTAGATTATTTGGAACAGATGGTGTCCGGGGCCTGGCTAACGGCCTGCTCACAGCAGAGCTGGCGATGCAGTTGGCGCAAGCGGCCGCCGTCGTGCTCGGCCACGAACGCACGGCCGACGGCACCAGGCCGCGCGCCGTGGTGGCCCGCGATCCGCGGGCCAGCGGCGAGTTTATCTCTGCCGCCGTCGCGGCAGGACTCTCCAGCTCCGGTATCGACGTTTACGACGCCGGTGTCCTCCCGACCCCTGCCGCTGCTTACTTGGTGGCCGACCTTAACGCCGACTTCGGCGTCATGATCTCGGCCTCCCACAACCCAGCCCCGGATAACGGCATCAAATTCTTTGCCAAGGGCGGCCAGAAGCTGCCAGACGAGGTGGAAGACGCCATCGAGGCGCAGATGGGCAAAGATCCGTTCCGGCCCACCGGTAGCGACGTAGGCCGCATTCAGACCTTCTCGGACGCCGAGGACCGCTACATCGTCCACTTGCTGGGGACGCTGCCGCACCGCCTCGACGGGCTGAAGGTGGTCCTCGACTGCGCCCACGGTGCTGCCAGCGGCTGTTCACCGCAGCTCTTCAACGATGCCGGCGCCGAGATCGTGGTCATCGGCGCGGAGCCCGACGGCCTGAACATCAACGACGGCGTGGGCTCGACCCACCTCGGCGCTCTCCAAAGGGCCGTAGTGGAGCACGGCGCCGACCTGGGCATTGCCCACGACGGCGACGCCGACCGGTGCCTTGCCATCGACCATGAAGGCAACGAGGTGGACGGTGACCAGATCATGGCCATCCTCGCCCTGGCGCTGAAGGAATCCGGGAAGCTCAAGGACAACGTCCTGGTGGCCACCGTCATGAGCAACCTCGGGCTGAAGATCGCCCTCCGCAACGCCGGGATCAGCATCCGGGAGACCGCGGTGGGGGACCGCTATGTTCTCGAGGAAATGCGCGACGGCGGCTACAACCTCGGCGGCGAGCAGTCCGGCCACGTGATTTTCGCAGACCACGCCACCACGGGCGACGGCCTCCTGACCGGCCTGCAGCTGGCCGCACAGGTGGCCCTCACCGGCAAGTCGTTGAAAGAACTCGCCACGGTGATGACCAAGCTTCCACAGCTGATGATCAACGTCAAGAACGTGGACAAGGCCCGGGCCGGCACCGATGAGGGTGTGCTGGCCGCTGTCGCTGAAGCTTCCGCGGAACTCGGCGAGACCGGCCGGGTGCTTCTGCGCCCATCCGGAACCGAAGCCCTGGTCCGGGTGATGGTGGAGGCGGCCGACATGCCCACCGCCGAACGCATCTGCAAGCACCTTGCTGCCGTGGTGGAGGAACGCCTGGCGGTCGCGCCGGCGGTCTAACTCAAGGCGCCCACAAACAAAAAATGGTCCGCCCCATCCGGAGGCGGACCATTTTGTTGTCTTCAGGAACCTAAGCCCGCGTGTTGCCGCTCCGGAGTGAGTCGCGGATTTCGGTGAGCAGTGCGATCTGGGGGTCCTCGGCGGCTTCTTCCTTGACCTCGGTACCAATTCCGAGCCGGCGGTTGCGGCGTTCGATCATGTGGTTCATCGGCAGGACGACCACGAAGTAGATGGAAGCGCCCACAAGCAGGAAAGAAATGAGGGAGGAGATGACGGAGCCGTACATGAACCCCTCCCACTGCATCTCTTCGATGCCCTTGGCGTTGAAGAGGCGGCCGATCAGCGGGGTCAGCAGACCTTCAACGATTGAGGTCACGACGGCGCCGAAAGCCGCACCCATGACCACGGCCACGGCAAGGTCTACGACGTTGCCCTTCATAATGAAATTCTTGAATCCGGTCAACATGGGACCCAGACTAGCGCGGCCCTGTGAACACGATGTGACGGCAGGGTAATTTCGCGGAGGTGTGTCGCCGGTCACCCGGACCGAGGCGCGGCCGTACTAGTACCCTGGCGCCGCTTCCAGTCCGAAGTACTCCTCCAGCGTCGCAACGCCCTTGGCTGACATGTCCGTTGCCGCCTCCACGCCGATGTACCGCAGATGCCAGGACTCGTAGTAGTAACCCGTGACCTCGTGGAACATCCACGGATACCGCACCACGAAACCAAAGCGGTGCCCGTTGGCCTTGGCCCACACCGCCGCCGGCTGTTCGGCGAAACACGGCTGGAAGCTGCACGCCCCGCCGCCGTCGCCGATGTCGAAGGCCCAGCCGGTCTGGTGTTCCGAGAAGCCCGGCCTGGCCGAGGCCGTGTCAGCTTCTGCCTGTCCGCGGGACGCTACATAGCTGTTGTACGTGGCCACCTGCGTACCGTACGAACGGTAGCCGCTCGCCAGGGTCATGGTGACGCCGTCCCGCGCTGCCGCGGCAAACATCTGCTCAGCAGCGGCGGCCGTCGTGCTGTTCAACTGGGCGGCCTCGCCCGAAACTGCCAGTGAGATGTTGGGCTGGACGAGGTCCGCCGGGACGTAATCGGCGGGGGAGAGCGGCCGGTGCTTGTTGACTACCAGCCAGGGGCTGGCTGGATCCGTCAGTGAATGCTGTTGGCCCAGCCCGGCCGCCGGCGAAGCGGGTGTCGGTGCGGAGGTTGGAGGCGGCGTGCCCGGTTCAGTGACAGCGGGGGACGTCGGCTGCCCCGCTGTAGACGGCGCCGCCGTCTGTGAGGCGGAGGCGGACGTTGCAGACGGGGAGGACGACGACGACGGCGGCCGGGTTCCGGCGTCGGGCGTGCAGGCTGCCAGTGCGGTCAGTCCTGCGCCGGCGGCCAGGAACCTTGCGACAGACCGCCTGCTCGGCACCGCGCCCGCTTTGGCACCCGCGGTGGCAGGCCCGGCGGCAGCAGTGGAACAGTTGTGGCACACGTGTGCTAGACCTTCCGCAGCAGCATGCGGCGGATGGAATGGTCTGCTTCCTTGGTGAGCACCAGCTGCGCCCGGCCTCGCGTGGGGAGCACGTTTTCCTCGAGGTTGGGCTCGTTGATGCGCTTCCAGATTTCGCGGGCGGTGCTTTCGGCTTCCTCGTCGGACAGCGTGGCATAGCGGTGGAAGTAGGACTCGGGCTGGGCAAAGGCGGTGGTGCGCAGCTTGCGGAACCGGTCGACGTACCATTCCTCGATGTAGGAGGTCTTCGCGTCCACATAGATGGAGAAGTCGAAGAAATCGCTCAGTGCCAGCCCCTGCTTGCCGTCGTGGCGGGGACGGGCGGGGGCCAGGACGTTCAGGCCCTCAACGATCAGCACGTCGGGCCTGCGGACCACCACTTCCTTGCCGGGCACGATGTCGTACGTGACGTGGGAGTACCAGGGCGCCCGGACCTCTTCCGCGCCGCCCTTGATCTCACTCACAAAGCGGAGGAGCGCGCGGCGGTCGTACGACTCCGGAAACCCCTTGCGTTCCAGGAGGTGCCGGCGCTTGAGCTCGGCCAGGGGATACAGGAAACCGTCGGTGGTGATGAGTTCCACGTTGGGCGTGCCGGGCCAGCGGCGGAGCATCTCGCGGAGCACGCGGGCGATGGTGGACTTGCCCACCGCCACCGAACCGGCCACGCCGATCACAAAGGGCGTGCGCTGCGTCTGTTCGCCGAGGAACGTGGTGGTGGCTGCGTGCAGCTGGCCCGCCGCCTCCACATAGAGATGAAGCAGCCGGGAGAGCGGCAAATAGACTTCGCGGACTTCCTTCATGTCCAGCGGATCACCGAGCCCTCTGAGACGGACCACGTCCTCTTCGTTCAGAGGCTGTTCCATCTGGGCTGCGAGCCGGGACCAGGTCTGCCTGTCCAGCTCCACGAACGGGGAGACACCCTCTCCATTCGCT
Protein-coding regions in this window:
- the rpsI gene encoding 30S ribosomal protein S9, giving the protein MAQNEETTEAVEAEETLTSYTSESGAAEAAAPKKERPALTVAGAAVGRRKEAVARVRVVPGSGKWIINGRELANYFPNKLHQQDVNEPFKILDLDGAYDVIARIHGGGPSGQAGALRLGIARSLNEIDVENNRATLKKAGYLTRDARVIERKKAGLKKARKAQQYSKR
- a CDS encoding A24 family peptidase, producing the protein MPPVALLVAACTLLGLAAAPAALAVTRRLLPGIELGHVRWHAVAGSVATAALFGAMAWRFGWTWVLPAFLFLCAAGLVLSRIDLQHKLLPNRIVVPALGIGLLLLLMDAGMNQRWGNLLVAAIGCAVTFVFYLILALISPRGMGMGDVKLSAPLGLYLGYLSVGHLILGIALGFVVGAVTSVLLVIGGLAGRKTSVPFGPSMFAGCVLTVLWGTEIGRVLLPTVFPR
- the glmM gene encoding phosphoglucosamine mutase, with the protein product MSRLFGTDGVRGLANGLLTAELAMQLAQAAAVVLGHERTADGTRPRAVVARDPRASGEFISAAVAAGLSSSGIDVYDAGVLPTPAAAYLVADLNADFGVMISASHNPAPDNGIKFFAKGGQKLPDEVEDAIEAQMGKDPFRPTGSDVGRIQTFSDAEDRYIVHLLGTLPHRLDGLKVVLDCAHGAASGCSPQLFNDAGAEIVVIGAEPDGLNINDGVGSTHLGALQRAVVEHGADLGIAHDGDADRCLAIDHEGNEVDGDQIMAILALALKESGKLKDNVLVATVMSNLGLKIALRNAGISIRETAVGDRYVLEEMRDGGYNLGGEQSGHVIFADHATTGDGLLTGLQLAAQVALTGKSLKELATVMTKLPQLMINVKNVDKARAGTDEGVLAAVAEASAELGETGRVLLRPSGTEALVRVMVEAADMPTAERICKHLAAVVEERLAVAPAV
- the coaA gene encoding type I pantothenate kinase; translation: MSNVTLQRNEANGEGVSPFVELDRQTWSRLAAQMEQPLNEEDVVRLRGLGDPLDMKEVREVYLPLSRLLHLYVEAAGQLHAATTTFLGEQTQRTPFVIGVAGSVAVGKSTIARVLREMLRRWPGTPNVELITTDGFLYPLAELKRRHLLERKGFPESYDRRALLRFVSEIKGGAEEVRAPWYSHVTYDIVPGKEVVVRRPDVLIVEGLNVLAPARPRHDGKQGLALSDFFDFSIYVDAKTSYIEEWYVDRFRKLRTTAFAQPESYFHRYATLSDEEAESTAREIWKRINEPNLEENVLPTRGRAQLVLTKEADHSIRRMLLRKV
- the rplM gene encoding 50S ribosomal protein L13 produces the protein MRTYTPKPGDINRQWHVIDATDVVLGRLASQTAILLRGKHKATFAPHMDMGDFVIIINAEKVALTGAKLEQKRAYRHSGYPGGLTSVNYAELLESNPVRAVEKAIKGMLPKNSLAAQQLGKLKVYRGAEHPHAAQQPKTFEISQVAQ
- the mscL gene encoding large conductance mechanosensitive channel protein MscL, whose protein sequence is MLTGFKNFIMKGNVVDLAVAVVMGAAFGAVVTSIVEGLLTPLIGRLFNAKGIEEMQWEGFMYGSVISSLISFLLVGASIYFVVVLPMNHMIERRNRRLGIGTEVKEEAAEDPQIALLTEIRDSLRSGNTRA
- a CDS encoding D-alanyl-D-alanine carboxypeptidase family protein gives rise to the protein MCHNCSTAAAGPATAGAKAGAVPSRRSVARFLAAGAGLTALAACTPDAGTRPPSSSSSPSATSASASQTAAPSTAGQPTSPAVTEPGTPPPTSAPTPASPAAGLGQQHSLTDPASPWLVVNKHRPLSPADYVPADLVQPNISLAVSGEAAQLNSTTAAAAEQMFAAAARDGVTMTLASGYRSYGTQVATYNSYVASRGQAEADTASARPGFSEHQTGWAFDIGDGGGACSFQPCFAEQPAAVWAKANGHRFGFVVRYPWMFHEVTGYYYESWHLRYIGVEAATDMSAKGVATLEEYFGLEAAPGY